A portion of the Nitratidesulfovibrio termitidis HI1 genome contains these proteins:
- a CDS encoding AAA family ATPase, with translation MKKGIFIETDNVARLRRALRQAEDAERGRPGMVAVWGEAGVGKTIAAHSMYAQHGGAFLRVLEGMTQHAFLQELCWELVEARPHGAHRCRAEILRALDAEPVTIYVDEADRLDLRRLEDLRDIHDMSGCPVVLIGEQHLPGKLSQRSRIDDRIPDEYRVAFTGISTQDVALYAMEGADLALTTDAAALIHKQARGNFRRVHNLLLSVESAARAKNTGTVDAALVKAALPAGRRQA, from the coding sequence ATGAAAAAGGGCATCTTCATCGAAACGGACAACGTGGCCCGCCTGCGCCGGGCCTTGCGGCAGGCGGAAGACGCCGAGCGCGGCCGCCCCGGCATGGTGGCGGTGTGGGGCGAGGCGGGCGTGGGCAAGACCATTGCCGCGCACAGCATGTACGCCCAGCACGGCGGGGCCTTTCTGCGAGTGCTGGAGGGCATGACCCAGCACGCCTTCCTACAGGAACTGTGCTGGGAACTGGTGGAGGCGCGGCCCCACGGCGCGCACCGCTGCCGCGCCGAAATCCTGCGCGCCCTCGATGCCGAACCCGTGACCATCTACGTGGACGAGGCCGACCGGCTGGATCTGCGCCGCCTTGAAGACCTGCGCGACATCCACGACATGTCCGGCTGCCCGGTGGTGCTCATTGGCGAGCAGCACCTGCCCGGCAAGCTGTCGCAGCGCAGCCGCATCGACGACCGCATTCCCGACGAATACCGGGTGGCCTTCACCGGCATCAGCACGCAGGACGTGGCCCTGTACGCCATGGAAGGGGCCGACCTTGCCCTGACCACCGACGCCGCCGCGCTCATCCACAAGCAGGCCAGGGGCAACTTCCGCCGGGTTCACAACCTGCTGCTGTCGGTGGAATCCGCCGCCCGCGCGAAGAATACCGGCACGGTGGATGCGGCCCTCGTCAAGGCGGCGCTGCCCGCCGGGCGGAGGCAGGCATGA
- a CDS encoding IS3 family transposase codes for MVSGKRRSGQAQLQRDAELLPLIESLKMEHPFWGYRRVWATLRYKNGLIINVKRVARLMRLHGLGVKRAALRAKRTPSGSKPRPVRPCQWWGIDMTKVMTEGGWVYIVLVVDWFSKKIVGHHADYRSRSHEWLRALDTAIQTHFPGGVRGHGLSLMSDNGCQPTGTAFMRDCATLGITQAFTSYNNPKGNADTERTMRTIKEELFWLHEWRSLEHLDRALSDWIENFNTTYLHSALGWKTPQGVHQQANKTWRNSPLKAA; via the coding sequence CTGGTAAGCGGCAAGCGCCGATCCGGCCAGGCCCAGCTTCAGCGCGATGCCGAACTCTTGCCGTTGATCGAGTCCCTGAAAATGGAACATCCCTTTTGGGGCTATCGCCGCGTATGGGCCACCCTTCGGTATAAAAACGGCCTGATCATCAACGTCAAACGAGTGGCACGCCTGATGCGTCTGCATGGCCTTGGGGTGAAGCGCGCAGCCTTGCGGGCAAAGCGCACCCCTTCCGGAAGCAAGCCGCGCCCCGTCCGCCCGTGTCAGTGGTGGGGCATCGACATGACCAAGGTCATGACGGAAGGCGGCTGGGTGTATATCGTGCTGGTGGTGGACTGGTTTTCCAAGAAGATCGTGGGCCACCATGCCGACTACCGGAGCCGGAGCCATGAGTGGCTGCGAGCTCTGGATACGGCTATCCAGACGCACTTTCCCGGAGGCGTCCGGGGGCACGGCCTGAGCCTGATGAGCGACAACGGCTGCCAACCGACAGGAACGGCTTTTATGCGCGACTGCGCGACTCTCGGCATCACGCAGGCGTTTACCAGCTACAACAATCCCAAAGGGAACGCGGATACCGAGCGGACAATGCGTACGATCAAGGAAGAGCTCTTCTGGCTGCACGAATGGCGTAGCCTGGAACACCTCGACCGCGCCCTCTCTGACTGGATAGAAAACTTCAACACCACATACCTGCATTCGGCGCTTGGCTGGAAGACTCCGCAAGGCGTCCATCAGCAGGCAAACAAAACCTGGCGGAATTCTCCCTTAAAGGCCGCTTGA
- a CDS encoding transposase gives MKRRVWDSKSKARIVLEGLQGRSVASICSEYQITQGMYYRWRDTLLANAALAFEVGATNRREERLATENQKLKQAVGELTLELKKNDW, from the coding sequence ATGAAACGCCGAGTCTGGGACAGCAAAAGCAAGGCCCGCATTGTGCTTGAGGGATTGCAGGGTCGCTCTGTGGCAAGCATTTGCAGTGAGTATCAAATCACTCAGGGTATGTATTACCGCTGGCGCGACACGTTGTTGGCCAATGCCGCCCTGGCTTTTGAGGTGGGCGCCACTAACCGACGAGAAGAACGCCTTGCGACAGAGAACCAAAAACTCAAGCAAGCCGTTGGCGAACTGACGCTGGAGTTAAAAAAAAACGACTGGTAA
- a CDS encoding LexA family transcriptional regulator, with translation MQTAKSFEAIFERLMKAAGVRNDSELARALGITPQSVNGARKRGEVPPAWVQSYAERTGTSSDWLFFGRGPMRVEEQAQAAPAGKSAFGPETVTCADCELVMVPMVEARLSAGNGSFEVGADVERRYAFRTDFLLRKGSPSSMVLMRVDGDSMEPYVLNGDVVLVDQSQRDPRPGKVYAVGVEELVYLKVVNASPGKLVLTSYNASYAPLEIDARGDLADGVRIIGRAVWVGRELG, from the coding sequence ATGCAGACCGCGAAATCGTTCGAGGCCATATTCGAGCGGCTCATGAAGGCAGCAGGGGTCAGAAATGATTCCGAATTGGCCCGCGCACTGGGCATCACGCCCCAGTCGGTGAACGGGGCGCGCAAGCGCGGGGAAGTGCCTCCGGCGTGGGTTCAGTCTTACGCTGAAAGAACCGGCACCAGCAGCGACTGGCTGTTCTTCGGGCGCGGCCCCATGCGCGTGGAGGAACAGGCCCAGGCCGCGCCTGCGGGCAAGTCGGCGTTCGGCCCGGAAACTGTGACCTGCGCGGACTGCGAGCTGGTCATGGTGCCCATGGTGGAGGCGCGGCTTTCCGCCGGTAACGGCAGCTTCGAGGTGGGGGCCGATGTGGAACGGCGCTACGCCTTCCGCACCGACTTCCTGCTGCGCAAGGGCTCGCCGTCGAGCATGGTGCTCATGCGCGTCGATGGCGACAGCATGGAGCCTTACGTGCTCAACGGCGACGTGGTGCTGGTCGACCAGAGCCAGCGCGATCCGCGTCCGGGCAAGGTCTACGCCGTCGGCGTCGAGGAACTGGTCTACCTGAAGGTGGTCAACGCCTCGCCCGGAAAGCTCGTGCTGACGAGCTACAACGCCAGCTACGCGCCGCTTGAAATCGACGCGCGCGGCGACCTCGCGGACGGCGTGCGCATCATCGGGCGGGCCGTCTGGGTGGGCCGCGAACTGGGCTGA
- a CDS encoding Fic family protein, with protein sequence MSQQYQPPFSITPAIVTLVGRISEAVGRLTILREQAASLRLRRINRIRTIRGSLAIEGNQLSEAQITAILDGKRVIAPPREVQEVRNALAAYERFDDWNPVVEKDLLEAHGILMSGLIDEAGSYRRGGVGVLEGSHVIHLAPPADRLPVLMGDLFHWLATSDAHPLVASSVFHYEFEFIHPFADGNGRMGRLWQSLILARWNGLFADLPVENLIFAHQSEYYEVLQESTRQTDSAPFIEFMLSMIFDAVIASVAPDAPQVAPQVTPQVGQLLQAIHGEMPREALQDALGLQDRKSFRERYLKPALANGFIEMTVPEKPNSRLQRYRLTDKGHQWLQLRREG encoded by the coding sequence ATGAGCCAGCAGTACCAGCCGCCTTTCTCCATCACCCCAGCCATCGTCACCCTTGTCGGCCGGATCAGCGAAGCCGTGGGGCGGTTGACCATTCTCCGCGAACAGGCGGCGTCACTCCGGTTGCGGCGTATCAACCGTATTCGCACCATACGCGGGTCGCTCGCCATAGAAGGCAACCAACTCAGCGAAGCGCAGATCACCGCCATCCTCGACGGGAAACGGGTCATCGCGCCTCCCCGTGAAGTTCAGGAGGTGCGTAATGCCCTTGCCGCGTACGAGCGCTTCGATGACTGGAACCCTGTCGTCGAAAAGGATCTGCTGGAAGCGCACGGCATCCTGATGTCCGGCCTGATCGACGAGGCAGGCAGCTATCGCCGGGGTGGCGTCGGCGTGTTGGAAGGCTCCCACGTTATCCACCTGGCACCCCCGGCGGACCGGTTGCCAGTGCTTATGGGCGATCTGTTTCACTGGTTGGCGACCAGCGATGCCCACCCGTTGGTTGCAAGTTCCGTGTTCCACTACGAATTCGAATTCATTCATCCCTTCGCCGACGGGAATGGCCGCATGGGGCGGTTGTGGCAGAGCCTCATTCTGGCCCGTTGGAACGGGCTGTTCGCCGATCTCCCGGTGGAGAACCTGATCTTCGCGCACCAGTCCGAATACTATGAGGTGTTGCAGGAAAGCACGCGGCAGACGGACAGTGCCCCCTTCATCGAGTTCATGCTCTCGATGATTTTCGATGCCGTGATCGCGTCCGTTGCTCCAGATGCCCCCCAGGTCGCCCCCCAAGTCACCCCCCAAGTCGGGCAGCTATTGCAGGCCATACATGGCGAAATGCCCCGTGAGGCGTTGCAGGATGCACTTGGTCTGCAAGACCGCAAGTCTTTCCGGGAGCGCTATCTCAAGCCAGCCCTGGCGAATGGGTTCATCGAGATGACAGTTCCCGAAAAGCCCAATAGCCGCTTGCAGCGGTATCGACTGACGGACAAGGGGCACCAGTGGCTGCAACTCCGTCGTGAAGGGTAG
- a CDS encoding Mu transposase C-terminal domain-containing protein, whose product MKTFKDAYTAGELAAALGVTDRAVQMRARREGWQARRRPGRGGGNEWLVVSMPEGTALAVRMAEERTAVAAAASDHPAITSAPSTTSPGAPTPLDPKRRALALARLDLVRLYLDWLRRHGKSVQSRADFLAAYDGGAWPQLLATVGPVSWKTLERWKVQQRRAGDLMAIADKRGLAHRGKSLLTERHRQIILGKALHINNPAISYVCNQVTGLCKAEGLHVPSDATIRRFLNQYMGDCYAEWTFIREGKKAWNDKAAIWFERNWGLVEVGDILIADGHTLNFETTNPDTGKPCRMTMVLWFDGASNYPLGWELMPTENTASISAALRRACIRLGKVPRIAYLDNGKAFRAKHFKGCADFRQAGIVGLYEDLGVQVIHAWAYHGQSKPIERFFGTFHELENWVPSYTGRSIDTKPARMHRGEAMHRKLYDALGGRPLTVQETHAAIAHFFDAYVLRPQRGHLAGRTPHEIFSAGRGPGLTADDLNRLNLWMLSREVREIDRGGTVRLLGRRYYAPELYGKKHAVVVRYDDQRPQSVLVYATDGRFLAEAQEMQTLHPAAYYLGEGEHRDQLADALAIRREQEKLAGASSRALLDAVVIPEHRQRMAQLASDNPAALPEGERALPVPARRELPIPTVTDDERRAHDAMLAEHRARMAARPAYEAPSFFASQLDRYEFLFQISEVQGLPLTEADATFKAEYEQSDEYLEVALPRYEQQRRLIARMAAMEARAS is encoded by the coding sequence ATGAAGACCTTCAAGGACGCATACACCGCAGGCGAACTGGCCGCCGCGCTCGGGGTCACCGACCGCGCCGTCCAGATGCGCGCCCGGCGCGAAGGCTGGCAGGCCCGGCGCAGGCCGGGGCGTGGCGGCGGCAACGAATGGCTGGTCGTCTCCATGCCGGAAGGCACGGCGCTGGCCGTGCGCATGGCGGAAGAACGCACCGCCGTGGCGGCTGCGGCGTCGGACCATCCGGCCATCACCTCCGCCCCTTCCACAACCTCACCCGGCGCACCCACCCCGCTCGACCCCAAGCGCCGCGCCCTTGCCCTTGCCCGGCTGGACCTCGTGCGCCTGTATCTCGACTGGCTGCGCAGGCACGGCAAGTCCGTGCAGAGCCGGGCGGACTTCCTTGCCGCGTACGACGGCGGCGCGTGGCCGCAGCTGCTGGCCACGGTGGGGCCGGTCAGCTGGAAGACGCTGGAACGCTGGAAGGTGCAGCAGCGCCGCGCGGGCGACCTGATGGCCATTGCGGACAAGCGCGGCCTTGCCCACCGGGGCAAGTCGCTGCTTACCGAGCGGCACCGCCAGATCATCCTCGGCAAGGCGCTGCACATCAACAACCCGGCCATCAGCTACGTCTGCAATCAGGTAACCGGGCTCTGCAAGGCCGAAGGGCTGCACGTGCCGTCCGACGCCACCATCCGGCGCTTCCTGAACCAGTACATGGGCGACTGTTACGCGGAATGGACCTTCATCCGCGAGGGCAAGAAGGCGTGGAACGACAAGGCCGCCATCTGGTTCGAGCGCAACTGGGGGCTGGTGGAGGTGGGCGACATCCTCATCGCCGACGGCCACACCCTGAACTTCGAGACGACCAACCCGGACACGGGCAAGCCCTGCCGCATGACCATGGTGTTGTGGTTCGACGGGGCCAGCAACTACCCGCTGGGGTGGGAACTGATGCCCACCGAGAACACGGCCAGCATCAGCGCCGCCCTGCGGCGGGCCTGCATTCGCCTCGGCAAGGTGCCGCGTATCGCCTACCTCGACAACGGCAAGGCGTTCCGCGCCAAGCACTTCAAGGGCTGCGCCGACTTCCGGCAGGCCGGGATCGTGGGCCTGTACGAAGACCTGGGCGTGCAGGTGATTCACGCATGGGCCTACCACGGCCAGTCCAAGCCCATCGAACGATTCTTCGGCACCTTCCACGAACTGGAAAACTGGGTGCCCTCGTACACGGGCCGCAGCATCGACACCAAGCCCGCCCGCATGCACCGGGGCGAGGCGATGCACCGCAAGCTGTACGACGCCCTCGGCGGACGCCCGCTGACGGTGCAGGAAACCCACGCGGCCATCGCCCATTTCTTCGACGCCTACGTGCTGCGTCCGCAGCGCGGGCACCTTGCCGGGCGCACCCCGCACGAAATTTTCAGCGCCGGGCGCGGGCCGGGCCTGACCGCCGACGACCTGAACCGGCTGAACTTGTGGATGCTCTCGCGCGAGGTGCGGGAAATCGACCGGGGCGGCACGGTGCGCCTGCTTGGTCGCCGCTACTACGCGCCGGAACTGTACGGTAAGAAACACGCGGTCGTGGTGCGCTACGACGACCAGCGCCCGCAGAGCGTGCTGGTGTACGCCACCGACGGGCGTTTCCTTGCCGAGGCGCAGGAGATGCAGACCCTGCATCCCGCCGCCTACTACCTGGGCGAAGGCGAACACCGCGACCAGCTTGCCGACGCCCTCGCCATCCGGCGTGAGCAGGAGAAGCTGGCCGGGGCCAGTTCGCGGGCGCTGCTGGATGCGGTGGTCATCCCCGAACACCGGCAGCGCATGGCGCAACTGGCCAGCGACAACCCGGCGGCGCTGCCCGAAGGCGAACGTGCCCTGCCGGTGCCTGCCCGCCGCGAACTGCCCATCCCCACTGTTACCGACGACGAGCGCCGCGCCCACGACGCCATGCTGGCCGAACACCGCGCCCGCATGGCGGCCCGCCCGGCCTACGAGGCCCCGTCGTTCTTCGCCTCGCAGCTCGACCGCTACGAGTTCCTTTTCCAGATTTCCGAGGTTCAGGGCCTGCCCCTGACCGAGGCCGACGCCACCTTCAAGGCCGAGTACGAGCAATCGGACGAATACCTAGAGGTGGCCCTGCCCCGCTACGAACAGCAACGCCGCCTGATTGCGCGCATGGCGGCCATGGAGGCTCGCGCATCATGA
- a CDS encoding ethanolamine ammonia-lyase subunit EutC, producing the protein MLTPFDMAGVRAALEQGGVQCLELHSAATDTAEFLARPDKGRQLSDDSREALREAADATTSGAKGAKGAKGADICVVISSGLSARAVHENAAPFALRFLEQARSSGYTTTPVALVDHGRVAVADEVAHLLGARLVVMLIGERPGLSSPNSLGVYLTHSPAPGCTDEARNCISNVRPGGLAMEEGVRKLCYLVQGAFAAGLTGVNLKDDMPGDYLPFAPAQALTDLTDLTD; encoded by the coding sequence GTGCTGACCCCCTTCGACATGGCGGGGGTACGCGCGGCCCTGGAACAGGGCGGCGTGCAGTGTCTGGAGCTGCACAGCGCGGCGACGGACACTGCGGAATTTCTGGCCCGGCCCGACAAGGGACGCCAGCTTTCGGACGATTCGCGGGAAGCCCTGCGCGAGGCTGCGGATGCCACGACGTCTGGCGCAAAGGGCGCAAAGGGCGCGAAAGGGGCGGACATCTGCGTGGTCATCAGCAGCGGGCTTTCCGCCCGCGCCGTGCACGAGAACGCCGCGCCCTTCGCCCTGCGGTTTCTGGAACAGGCCCGCTCCTCAGGGTACACCACCACGCCCGTGGCGCTGGTGGACCATGGCCGCGTGGCCGTGGCCGACGAGGTGGCCCATCTGCTGGGCGCGCGGCTTGTGGTGATGCTGATAGGCGAGCGGCCCGGTCTCAGTTCGCCCAATTCGCTGGGTGTCTACCTGACCCATTCGCCCGCCCCCGGCTGTACGGACGAGGCCCGCAACTGCATCTCCAACGTGCGCCCCGGCGGCCTTGCCATGGAAGAGGGCGTGCGCAAGCTGTGCTATCTGGTGCAGGGGGCCTTTGCCGCCGGGCTGACCGGCGTGAACCTGAAGGACGACATGCCGGGGGACTACCTGCCCTTTGCCCCGGCGCAGGCCCTGACGGACTTGACGGACTTGACGGACTGA